The stretch of DNA GGCATCAATATCAGTTTTGTTTATTTGCTCCGTACTCGATCTAGCAATATCATTTTTTCGGCCTTCTCCTCCGCTTTTTTTTTCCACGCCGGATATGCAAGAAACGGCGCGATCAAAAATCCAACAATTAAAAAATTGAGAACAAGTACGATTAACGCTCGGGCGTAGAAAGCATGCACCGCAAAGTAGATTGGACCAAAAAGAAATGCCCACAACCATGACAAACCTGTGCTTTCGTTTAATTGTTCTGCTAGCAATTCTATCTCAGCATTGTCTGCTGCAACTCTATCAGCCAGTCTATTTTCTTCCAATTTCACTCACCGCACATTTGACTTTCTAACGTGGACTATTGCCGGGAATGTTCCTTAAGAACAACCCCGGCTAGTGACGCTATTGCAGTTTCCGCGCATCTGCGGCGGGCAGGTATGCGTCGGTGAAGTAGAGGCTGGCGTCGGGCGCGTTCTGGAACGCGTAGGTTTCGGCCAGTTGCTCTAGCGCCGTTGCCATGCGGTCGGCATCCACTGCGCCCATGCCGTTTGCTTCCACCGCATCCGTCAGCACATTCGCGTCGATGGCCAATTGCAGGCGACGCTGTTCAAGGGCGGCGTCGGCGGCCGGGTTGCGGTCGATCAGGCTGGCGATGGCGGCCTCGGGGTCGGCGATGGCGTCTTTCCACCCTGCCGCGATGGCGGTGAGGAAGCCGGTCACGATTTCGGGGTTTGCGCTCGCGAAGTCGGTGTTGACGATGATGGCGTTGCCATAAAGCTCAAGCCCATAGTCGGCCATGAGGATGGTCGAGATGTCCTCCTCCGGCACGCCCAGACGCACGAGGTTGAGGAAGGACGAAAAGCTGAAACCGGTGACGGCGGCCACGTTGCCTTCGGCCAACATCGGCTCGCGCGTGGGGAAGCCCACGGGTTCGACGGTGATCTTGTCCATGTCGAGGCTGTTGGCGGTGGCGAAGGCCGGGAATTGGGCCCATGCGCCATCTGGGGGCGGGGCGCCCAGAACGCGCCCTTCGAGGTCCTTGGGCTCGGACACGCCCAGTGATTTGCGGCCCACCACGGCGAAGGGCGGTTTGTCATAGACCATCATGACGGCCGTGACCGGCGCGCCGGGGTTCTGGTCGAGGAATTTCACGAGGCTGTTGATGTCGGCAAAGCCCATGGGGAACGCGCCCGAGGCGACCTTTGGGATCGCGTCGAGCGAGCCCTGGCCGGCGGAGATTTCCACGTTCAGATCGGCGGCCCCGAAATGGCCGTTGTCGATGGCGGCGAAATAGGGGGCGGCGGGCCCTTCGAATTTCCAGTCGAGGGCAAAGGGCACGTCGGTTTCGGCCATGGCGGCGCCCGCGAGTGCGGCGGTCGCGGCAAAGGCGGCGAGGGTACGTTTGAGCATTGGTTTCTCCCAG from Tateyamaria omphalii encodes:
- a CDS encoding ABC transporter substrate-binding protein, encoding MLKRTLAAFAATAALAGAAMAETDVPFALDWKFEGPAAPYFAAIDNGHFGAADLNVEISAGQGSLDAIPKVASGAFPMGFADINSLVKFLDQNPGAPVTAVMMVYDKPPFAVVGRKSLGVSEPKDLEGRVLGAPPPDGAWAQFPAFATANSLDMDKITVEPVGFPTREPMLAEGNVAAVTGFSFSSFLNLVRLGVPEEDISTILMADYGLELYGNAIIVNTDFASANPEIVTGFLTAIAAGWKDAIADPEAAIASLIDRNPAADAALEQRRLQLAIDANVLTDAVEANGMGAVDADRMATALEQLAETYAFQNAPDASLYFTDAYLPAADARKLQ
- a CDS encoding DUF2628 domain-containing protein, which gives rise to MKLEENRLADRVAADNAEIELLAEQLNESTGLSWLWAFLFGPIYFAVHAFYARALIVLVLNFLIVGFLIAPFLAYPAWKKKAEEKAEKMILLDRVRSK